One part of the Arabidopsis thaliana chromosome 1 sequence genome encodes these proteins:
- a CDS encoding SH3 domain-containing protein (SH3 domain-containing protein; FUNCTIONS IN: clathrin binding; LOCATED IN: endomembrane system, plasma membrane; EXPRESSED IN: 22 plant structures; EXPRESSED DURING: 13 growth stages; CONTAINS InterPro DOMAIN/s: Src homology-3 domain (InterPro:IPR001452); BEST Arabidopsis thaliana protein match is: SH3 domain-containing protein (TAIR:AT4G34660.1); Has 3264 Blast hits to 2883 proteins in 317 species: Archae - 14; Bacteria - 271; Metazoa - 1747; Fungi - 174; Plants - 243; Viruses - 12; Other Eukaryotes - 803 (source: NCBI BLink).): protein MEAIRKQAAKLREQVARQQQAVLKHLGHVNADAVVVDEEELHCHQKLQDLYSSTKAAKRLQRNIVRGLEGFIATGTKVVEIGLKFAEDFKKYGDENPDANTPLSRVAHHFGTSYKSVEGERETLLGVLSEQVCEPIRTMIYSAPLEDARHLVNHYDRLRQEVEAQATDVLRRRSKLKESDISEEAYIKLKNSESRLAELKSSMKTLGKEATKAMLEVDDQQQNVTSQRLRALVEAERSYHRNALDILDKLHSEMIAEEEAIGSSPKSLPLHIEDSASLPQQEPNSNSSGEIKSNPLGKIKASRREEIKSNPQEVTKPSPKDEMKSSPQEETKSNHQKEIKSSPQEEIKKSNGSDDHHNHQLLSQNDSYFLAKVVHPFDAQAPGELSLAVDDYVIVRQVAGTGWSEGEYKGKAGWFPSAYVEKQEKAPASKIVESNSKQQ from the exons tcATTGTCATCAGAAACTTCAAGATCTTTATAGCTCTACTAAAGCTGCTAAG CGTTTGCAAAGGAACATTGTTCGTGGACTCGAAGGTTTCATTGCGACTGGCACAAAGGTTGTTGAGATAG GGTTGAAGTTTGCTGAAGATTTCAAGAAATATGGAGATGAGAATCCTGATGCTAATACTCCTCTATCAAGAGTCGCACATCACTTTGGGACCTCTTACAAGTCGGTGGAAGGCGAGAGGGAAACTCTCCTCGGAGTTCTTAGTGAGCAG GTTTGTGAGCCAATTCGTACAATGATATATAGTGCGCCTTTGGAGGATGCTCGGCATTTGGTGAATCACTATGACAGGCTGAGACAAGAAGTCGAAGCTCAG GCAACTGATGTACTGAGGAGAAGATCAAAGTTGAAGGAATCTGATATTTCTGAAGAAGCCTACATAAAACTTAAGAATTCTGAATCGAGATTGGCTGAGCTCAAATCAAGTATGAAAACTCTTGGTAAAGAAGCTACTAAGGCCATGTTGGAAGTCGACGATCAGCAGCAGAACGTAACTTCTCAGCGCCTCCGTGCTCTG GttgaagctgaaagatcaTATCATCGTAATGCTCTTGATATCCTCGACAAGCTACATTCCGAG ATGATTGCTGAGGAAGAAGCTATAGGATCATCACCAAAGTCACTACCTTTACATATAGAGGATAGTGCTTCTCTTCCCCAACAAGAACCGAATTCAAATTCCTCAGGagagatcaaatcaaatccCTTGGGAAAGATCAAAGCAAGTCGTCGAGAAGAAATCAAGTCTAATCCCCAAGAAGTAACCAAACCTAGTCCCAAGGACGAAATGAAGTCCAGTccacaagaagaaaccaaatccAATCATCAGAAAGAAATTAAGTCTAGTCCACAGGAAGAGATCAAGAAGTCCAATGGGTCTGATGATCATCACAATCATCAACTTCTCAGCCAGAATGATTCCTACTTTCTTGCAAAG GTTGTGCACCCGTTTGATGCTCAAGCCCCAGGGGAACTCAGTCTCGCTGTCGATGATTATGTAATTGTGCGACAG GTGGCTGGTACAGGCTGGTCAGAAGGAGAATACAAAGGCAAAGCTGGATGGTTTCCGTCTGCGTAcgtagagaaacaagagaaagcTCCGGCAAGCAAGATCGTGGAATCAAACTCCAAGCAACAGTGA
- a CDS encoding Pentatricopeptide repeat (PPR-like) superfamily protein (Pentatricopeptide repeat (PPR-like) superfamily protein; CONTAINS InterPro DOMAIN/s: Pentatricopeptide repeat (InterPro:IPR002885); BEST Arabidopsis thaliana protein match is: SLOW GROWTH 1 (TAIR:AT2G22410.1); Has 41733 Blast hits to 13930 proteins in 242 species: Archae - 0; Bacteria - 11; Metazoa - 58; Fungi - 74; Plants - 41075; Viruses - 0; Other Eukaryotes - 515 (source: NCBI BLink).), which produces MNMSLLQTPSLLMYNKMLKSLADGKSFTKVLALFGELRGQGLYPDNFTLPVVLKSIGRLRKVIEGEKVHGYAVKAGLEFDSYVSNSLMGMYASLGKIEITHKVFDEMPQRDVVSWNGLISSYVGNGRFEDAIGVFKRMSQESNLKFDEGTIVSTLSACSALKNLEIGERIYRFVVTEFEMSVRIGNALVDMFCKCGCLDKARAVFDSMRDKNVKCWTSMVFGYVSTGRIDEARVLFERSPVKDVVLWTAMMNGYVQFNRFDEALELFRCMQTAGIRPDNFVLVSLLTGCAQTGALEQGKWIHGYINENRVTVDKVVGTALVDMYAKCGCIETALEVFYEIKERDTASWTSLIYGLAMNGMSGRALDLYYEMENVGVRLDAITFVAVLTACNHGGFVAEGRKIFHSMTERHNVQPKSEHCSCLIDLLCRAGLLDEAEELIDKMRGESDETLVPVYCSLLSAARNYGNVKIAERVAEKLEKVEVSDSSAHTLLASVYASANRWEDVTNVRRKMKDLGIRKFPGCSSIEIDGVGHEFIVGDDLLSHPKMDEINSMLHQTTNLMLDLEHKEIDS; this is translated from the coding sequence ATGAACATGAGTTTGTTACAAACTCCATCACTTCTTATGTACAATAAGATGCTCAAATCTCTTGCTGATGGTAAAAGTTTCACGAAAGTTTTGGCTTTGTTCGGTGAATTGCGAGGACAAGGATTGTATCCTGATAATTTCACGTTACCGGTTGTTCTAAAGTCAATTGGTCGTTTGAGGAAGGTTATAGAAGGTGAGAAGGTTCATGGTTATGCTGTGAAAGCTGGGCTTGAGTTCGATTCTTATGTATCTAATTCACTCATGGGAATGTATGCTTCATTGGGTAAGATAGAGATCACACATaaagtgttcgatgaaatgcctcAACGAGATGTTGTTTCTTGGAATGGGTTGATTTCTAGTTATGTTGGTAATGGGAGGTTTGAGGATGCCATTGGTGTGTTTAAGCGGATGAGTCAGGAGAGCAATTTGAAGTTTGATGAAGGTACAATTGTGAGCACTCTTTCGGCTTGTTCGGCTTTGAAGAATCTTGAAATTGGTGAAAGGATTTATAGGTTTGTTGTTACAGAATTTGAAATGAGTGTTAGGATTGGGAATGCGTTGGTGGATATGTTCTGTAAATGTGGGTGTCTCGATAAGGCTAGAGCGGTTTTCGATTCGATGAGAGACAAGAATGTTAAGTGTTGGACTAGTATGGTTTTTGGGTATGTTAGTACTGGTAGGATTGATGAGGCTAGAGTTTTGTTTGAGAGAAGTCCTGTAAAGGATGTTGTTTTGTGGACAGCTATGATGAATGGGTATGTTCAGTTTAACCGGTTTGATGAGGCATTGGAACTGTTCAGGTGCATGCAAACTGCGGGAATTAGGCCGGATAATTTCGTGCTAGTCTCTCTCTTGACAGGTTGCGCGCAAACGGGAGCTTTAGAGCAAGGAAAATGGATTCATGGGTACATAAATGAGAACAGGGTTACAGTAGATAAAGTAGTTGGTACTGCTCTTGTAGACATGTATGCAAAATGTGGATGCATTGAGACAGCTCTAGAGGTTTTCTATGAAATAAAGGAGAGAGACACAGCTTCGTGGACATCACTTATCTACGGTCTTGCGATGAACGGGATGTCAGGAAGAGCGCTGGACTTGTATTACGAAATGGAAAATGTTGGTGTTAGACTAGACGCTATAACATTTGTCGCGGTTTTAACAGCTTGCAATCATGGTGGATTTGTAGCAGAAGGCCGTAAGATTTTCCATTCGATGACCGAAAGACATAACGTCCAGCCTAAATCAGAGCACTGCAGCTGTCTGATTGACCTACTATGCAGAGCTGGTTTGTTAGATGAAGCAGAGGAATTGATAGATAAGATGCGTGGTGAAAGCGATGAAACTCTAGTTCCTGTATACTGTTCTTTACTTAGTGCTGCTAGGAACTATGGGAATGTAAAAATAGCAGAACGGGTAGCGGAAAAGCTTGAGAAAGTGGAAGTAAGTGATTCCAGTGCTCATACTCTGCTTGCAAGTGTATATGCATCTGCTAATAGATGGGAAGATGTAACTAATGtgagaaggaaaatgaaagatttgggAATCAGAAAGTTTCCTGGTTGCAGCTCCATCGAGATTGATGGGGTTGGTCATGAGTTTATTGTTGGAGATGATCTATTATCACACCCAAAAATGGATGAGATCAACTCAATGCTGCATCAAACGACAAATTTGATGTTGGATTTGGAACATAAAGAAATTGATAGCTGA